A region of the Thermodesulfatator atlanticus DSM 21156 genome:
GAGCCCCCATTTTTCATTTCCAAAAAGGATAGCGATCTTGTTTTGATGAGAAAGGGATACCAGGCGCGGTGCTGCTTCTCTTATGGTTTCTGTTACCTTGCGCTGGCGGCCAAGGCGGGCGGTTGTCCCCACTACGTAATTAAAAGGCGCCAGGGCTTCTTCTAGGTTTTCGTAAATCTTCATGTTTTCAAGCACCGGTAGGCCGCCTTTAGTAGCCATGGCGCGCATCTTTTCCTGGTCAAGACTTTTGGGGCGGACAAGGACAAGGTCTTTGACACCAAAGTTAGCACAGGCCCTAGCGGCAGCCCCGATATTTTCGGGGTAAAGTGTTTCCACCATGACAACCGCGATGTTTTCCATACAGGCGGAGACCTTCTCCGCCTTTGGACGTACTTGCATGATTACCAGCGAAGCAGGGCACTTGCCCAGGTAAAGCCGCCTCCAAAGGCCACAAGAAGCACGAGATCCCCTGACTTTAGACGGCCTTCTTCTTCGGCTTCCACCAGGGCAAGAGGAATGCTTGCCGCCGAGGTGTTTCCGTATTTATGAAGGTTTACAAAGACTTTTTCAGAAGGTAGCCCAAGCCTTTCCCGCAAGGCTTCGATTATCCTGATATTGGCCTGATGAGGGACTACCAGGGCCAGGTCTTCCGGAGAGCAATTGTTTCTATCAAGGGCTTCGCGGGCAACGATCTCCATGGCGCGCACCGCATGTTTAAAAACCTCACGACCCTGCATTTTTATGTAGTATTCCTCCCGAGGAAGCTCATCTCCACAGGGAGGATAAAGCGAACCACAGCCTTTTACCGTGAGAAGATGCCAGAGGCTTCCGTCAGCATGAAGGTGCGTGGATAAAATGCCTCTTTGGTCGTTAGTTGAACCGGTGAGCACAGCAGCTCCTGCACCATCTCCAAAAAGAACACAAGTGGTGCGGTCTTCCCAGTTGACCTTGTGGGAAAGGACTTCGCTGCCGATAACAAGAATCTTGCGGGAGCGGTCTGCCCTAATGAATTGGTCTGCCACAGAAAGGGCGTAGATAAACCCTGAACAGGTAGCTGCAAGATCAAAGGCCCCTGCATTTTTGGCCCCGATTTGGTCCTGCACCAAAACCGCTGTGGCTGGCATAAGATAATCAGGGGTGAAGGTGGCTACGATAATAAGGTCAAGCTCATAAGGAGAAATATTAGCTCGAGCTAAAGCCTTTTTCGCAGCTTCAACCGCGAGTTTACTATTTGATTCCCCCGGAGAGACAATGCGTCTTTCCTTAATCCCTGTACGCTGGGTAATCCATTCGTCGCTAGTATCAACGATTTGTTCAAGATCCTTATTGGTAAGGACTCGTGAGGGAAGCGCTGCTCCTAAACCACAAATTACCGCACCTGTCTTCATTTCTCATTAACCTGCCCTAATTTACTTGAAGCCAGTTCTTCCAAGGCCTCACCTATCTTTTCGGTAATTTTTTGTTTTACAAAACCGCAGGCGGTGCCAAGGGCGTTTTTAAGGGCCTTGGCATCAGAGCGCCCGTGGCTAATTATCACCACGCCGTTTACCCCAAGAAGAGGGGCCCCTCCTCTTTCACGCCAGTCGATATGTTTTTTGAACCGGGCAAGTGCTGGCTTGGCAAAGGCAAAACCCAGCATAGCAAGCTTGTGTTTACGTATCTCCTGGGCCATCATCGCCATCAAGGTCTCTGCAAGACCCTCTGAAAGCTTAAGGCATACGTTTCCCACGAATCCATCACATACAATTACTTCCACGTCACCCCGGTAAATATCGCGGCCTTCAATGTTGCCGAAATAGTTCAAACTGCTTTGTTTGAGCAAGTTATGGGCCTGTTTTACCAAGGTGTTCCCCTTACCCCCTTCCTCACCAATAGAAAGAAGCCCGACTTTCGGTTTTTCTATATTTAGGATGCGCGCGGCAAAGACAGATCCCATGTAGGCAAATTGAAGGAGATGGTGGGGCTTACAATCTACGTTTGCCCCTGAATCGATCATAACCGCATAGCCTTTCATAGTGGGAAGGATCGTTGCTATGGCAGGCCTTGAAACCCCTTTTAAACGGCCAAGCACGAATAGCGCGGTAACAAGTACGGCTCCGGAGTTTCCAGCACTAACAATAGCACGGGCCTTGCCTTCTTTGACCAAATCAAAGGCCTTACGAAGCGAAGAATCGGGCTTGTTGCGAAGGGCCGCGATAGGGGCTTCATCCATCGCAACAATCTGAGAAGCTGAGACCAATTTGATGCGTTTGTGTTTTTTCTTTTTAAGAAGCGGAGAAAGGAGATCTTCCTTACCTACTAAATAGACGCCCAGGTCTTCGTATTCTTTTACCGCAAGATAGGCAGCTTCGACAGTGGCCTGGGGGGCAAAATCTCCCCCCATGGCATCTAGGGCAACCCAGGTGGCCACTTGCTAAAACTCCTCTTCCTCCGTTTTCAAAAAGACCTTACCGCGATATGTCCCACAGGAAGGACAGATGCGGTGCGGGAGTTTGGGAGATTTGCATTTAGGGCACACGCTAACAGACGGCGCACTAAGGTGTTTGTGAGCCCGACGCATGCCCCTGCGGGAACGAGAGCCTTTTCTCTTTGGTACTGCCATCGCTAGACCTCCTTTTCAAAACTAACCGGAAGAAACTACCAGCTTCTTGAGGATTGCAAAAGGGGATTCTGGCACTTGTTTTTTACATTGGCAAGGGCCATTGTTTAAATTTTTACCACAATTAGGGCACAACCCTTTGCATTCTTCGTGGCACAATTTACGCATAGGAACAGCTAGAAGGATTTCTTCCCGCACTACCTCATCGACCTCTACGAGATGGCCGTCAAAAAAGATGACGTCAAGATCATCTTTGGTAAGACGCATCTCTTCTTTAAGGCGCGAAAGCACTGCCCGGGGCTCAAGTAATACATTTATTTTGCTTTTTATTGGGAAAGGAAATTCTTTTAGGCAACGGTCGCAAATAAGTGATATTTCTGTTTCCACCTGACCAGTAACTTTGACATCAATCCCCCAGCGCTGAAGATGAACACTTGCACGGATAGGTTTGATAATAGGATGGCAATCTTTGATAAGTTCACCCTTTTGGTCTTCAAATGCCAAAGACAGACCTTCTGGGGGAATATCTTCAAATTTAACTTTAAGCTCTTCTCTATTCATAATTTTACCTTTTCAGAGAACTGGATTTAATGACCAGCAAGTTTTTCGATAAAGATATTTTACTTGGTCTCTCCCCCTTTAAAAAGCCCCTGTCACAGAAAGTTAATTTTTAAATAAAGGGACAGGCAAAATTCTTTAAGTCACTTTCTTTTTCTTCCGAAGCAAATAAAAGGGACAGGCAAGTTTAAATTAG
Encoded here:
- the rpmF gene encoding 50S ribosomal protein L32, with amino-acid sequence MAVPKRKGSRSRRGMRRAHKHLSAPSVSVCPKCKSPKLPHRICPSCGTYRGKVFLKTEEEEF
- a CDS encoding RNA methyltransferase — protein: MENIAVVMVETLYPENIGAAARACANFGVKDLVLVRPKSLDQEKMRAMATKGGLPVLENMKIYENLEEALAPFNYVVGTTARLGRQRKVTETIREAAPRLVSLSHQNKIAILFGNEKWGLTNEDLYHCHLAVTIPTAEAASLNVAQAVVIILYEIFNFKAEVPLKKPTLATVQELEPMYRILKETLEAIDYVPHDNVVLWMTTIRRFLSRLELTSQEVRIIQGFCKNLLWHLRHKDRGPE
- a CDS encoding YceD family protein; its protein translation is MNREELKVKFEDIPPEGLSLAFEDQKGELIKDCHPIIKPIRASVHLQRWGIDVKVTGQVETEISLICDRCLKEFPFPIKSKINVLLEPRAVLSRLKEEMRLTKDDLDVIFFDGHLVEVDEVVREEILLAVPMRKLCHEECKGLCPNCGKNLNNGPCQCKKQVPESPFAILKKLVVSSG
- a CDS encoding beta-ketoacyl-ACP synthase III, with the translated sequence MKTGAVICGLGAALPSRVLTNKDLEQIVDTSDEWITQRTGIKERRIVSPGESNSKLAVEAAKKALARANISPYELDLIIVATFTPDYLMPATAVLVQDQIGAKNAGAFDLAATCSGFIYALSVADQFIRADRSRKILVIGSEVLSHKVNWEDRTTCVLFGDGAGAAVLTGSTNDQRGILSTHLHADGSLWHLLTVKGCGSLYPPCGDELPREEYYIKMQGREVFKHAVRAMEIVAREALDRNNCSPEDLALVVPHQANIRIIEALRERLGLPSEKVFVNLHKYGNTSAASIPLALVEAEEEGRLKSGDLVLLVAFGGGFTWASALLRW
- the plsX gene encoding phosphate acyltransferase PlsX, whose protein sequence is MATWVALDAMGGDFAPQATVEAAYLAVKEYEDLGVYLVGKEDLLSPLLKKKKHKRIKLVSASQIVAMDEAPIAALRNKPDSSLRKAFDLVKEGKARAIVSAGNSGAVLVTALFVLGRLKGVSRPAIATILPTMKGYAVMIDSGANVDCKPHHLLQFAYMGSVFAARILNIEKPKVGLLSIGEEGGKGNTLVKQAHNLLKQSSLNYFGNIEGRDIYRGDVEVIVCDGFVGNVCLKLSEGLAETLMAMMAQEIRKHKLAMLGFAFAKPALARFKKHIDWRERGGAPLLGVNGVVIISHGRSDAKALKNALGTACGFVKQKITEKIGEALEELASSKLGQVNEK